In Salvelinus sp. IW2-2015 linkage group LG23, ASM291031v2, whole genome shotgun sequence, a genomic segment contains:
- the LOC111950241 gene encoding amino acid transporter heavy chain SLC3A2, whose product MTKGTEVDMKDVELNEMDQEKRPITGGAGNGDAGSPTSTEKNGSIKVKIPEEIETKFTGLSKEELLRVAGTPAWVRTRWALLILFWLGWLGMLVGAVAIIVQAPRCKDLPAMNWWNYGPLYQIGDVQAFSETQNLKGVEEKLDSLSQLKVKGLVVGPIHVAPADDPVSLNFEEVSSDAGNLEQFKGLVIAAHKKSINVILDLTPNYLGSGPWFSNVSVTNVAERLKSALVFWLNQGVDGIQLSGVERVASIVPSLWADIRAIVQNGTAEGKRRILIGVTAKTSAVDVSELLNSTGVDLLLSGALRSKTMTALDRAQTVQQLLSSHNQTQLAWNIGDRKEGHLATLVGPDMVNFNQMLLLTLPGTPVFNYGDEIALADEYTKSPKMLWDSLEDETNGTATKEKEQRLACRSFFKTLSDLRGRERSLQHGDYIPLFNSTSALAYLRQWDQSGRYIAAFNWGSDVVTLQLAHPDRPAQAVVQVSTDKANLAPDSAVGLSALELGPGQAVLLQFPYIA is encoded by the exons ATGACTAAGGGCACAGAGGTGGACATGAAGGATGTGGAGTTGAATGAGATGGACCAGGAGAAGCGGCCAATAACTGGCGGTGCAGGGAACGGAGATGCCGGTTCTCCCACCAGCACGGAGAAGAACGGCAGCATTAAAGTGAAAATCCCTGAGGAGATTGAGACTAAATTTACCGGTCTATCCAAAGAGGAACTCCTCAGAGTTGCTGGAACACCTGC GTGGGTCCGTACGCGATGGGCCCTTCTGATTCTgttctggctgggctggctggggatGCTGGTTGGCGCTGTGGCCATCATTGTTCAAGCACCTCGCTGCAAAGACCTTCCTGCCATGAACTGGTGGAATTATGGACCTCTGTACCAAATTGGAGATGTGCAAGCTTTCAGCGAGACCCAGAATCTGAAGG GTGTGGAGGAGAAGCTTGACAGTTTGAGCCAGCTGAAGGTGAAGGGACTTGTTGTTGGGCCCATCCATGTTGCCCCCGCAGACGACCCTGTCAGCCTGAACTTTGAGGAGGTCTCCTCTGATGCTGGCAATCTGGAACAGTTCAAAGGCCTCGTTATAGCTGCGCACAAGAAGA GCATCAATGTGATCCTGGATCTGACTCCCAACTATCTGGGAAGTGGACCATGGTTCTCTAACGTCAGTGTCACCAACGTTGCTGAGAGACTCAAG TCTGCCCTGGTGTTCTGGCTGAACCAAGGTGTGGATGGGATCCAGCTGTCTGGTGTAGAGCGCGTGGCCAGCATAGTTCCGTCTCTTTGGGCTGACATTCGAGCCATTGTCCAGAATGGGACTGCGGAAGGAAAGAGAAG GATTCTGATTGGAGTGACTGCGAAGACCTCTGCTGTTGACGTCTCTGAACTGCTGAACTCCACTGGGGTGGACCTACTCCTATCCGGGGCCCTCCGGTCTAAGACCATGACCGCTTTAGATCGTGCTCAGACTGTCCAGCAGCTGCTTTCCTCCCACAACCAGACCCAGCTAGCCTGGAACATTGGGGACAGGAAGGAGGGTCACCTGGCCACACTGGTGGGCCCAGACATGGTCAACTTCAACCAGATGCTCTTGCTCACACTGCCCGGAACCCCAGTGTTCAACTATGGGGATGAGATAGCCCTGGCTGATGAG TATACAAAGTCCCCTAAGATGCTGTGGGATTCCCTGGAGGATGAGACAAATGGAACTGCTACG aaagagaaagaacagaggcTCGCCTGCCGTTCCTTCTTCAAGACACTGAGTGACCTGCGTGGGAGAGAGCGTTCCCTGCAGCATGGGGACTACATTCCCCTTTTCAACTCCACCTCTGCCCTGGCCTACCTCCGCCAGTGGGACCAGAGTGGGCGCTACATCGCTGCCTTCAACTGGGGCAGCGACGTGGTGACCCTTCAGCTGGCCCACCCTGACCGGCCTGCTCAGGCTGTGGTCCAGGTGAGCACAGACAAGGCCAACCTGGCCCCCGACAGTGCTGTGGGGCTCTCTGCACTGGAGTTGGGCCCGGGACAGGCTGTCCTGCTACAGTTCCCCTACATAGCCTAG